CCACGCCCGACCCCGAGGGCCGCGTCCACCTGTTCGCGCACGCCGACGGAGGCTTCAACCTGCTGGGCGTGACCCTCAGCGCGGCGGGGGCCTTGCAGTGGTTCCGCGACCGCCTGGCCCCAGGAACCCCCTTCGGCACGCTGCTGGAGGAAGCGGCGGCCGTTCCCGCCGGGGCGGACGGCCTGACCTTCCTGCCCTTCTTGTCGGGCGAACGCAGCCCACACATGCGCCCGGACCTGCGCGGCAGCTTCGGGGGCCTGAGCCTGGCGCACGGCCGGGGGCACCTCGTGCGCGCGCTGCTGGAGGGCACGGCCTTCGCGCTGGCCGACGCCTACGCAGTCATGCGGCCCCTGTCGGGGGTCACGACCCTGCTCGCCACGGGCGGCGGGGCCAGGAGCGACCTGTGGCTCGGGCTGGTCGCGGGCGCACTGGACCTGGAGGTGCGGCGCAGCGCGAGCGAACCGGGCGCGGCCGAGGGCGCGGCGATTCTGGCCATGCCGGTGGCGGGCCTGTACCCGTCGTTGCCTGAGGCCATGCCCCGCCTCTCCTCAGAACCCGTGCCCGCGCTCGGGGCGGCGCAGGCGCAGGCCGCCTACCGCTTGGCCCTGGAACAGACCCTGAGCCAGCCTGCCTGACACCCGCCCCTTAACCCCGCCCCCGCTTCCCGTGCAGCGGTGGGCATTTTTGCCGGAGTTCCTGGGCCGCCGGCCGCCAGCCTATGTGGGGCCACCCCAGTGCCGGAACGGGGGGAGTGTAGGCCGCAAGGATTGACACCCCACAGGGCGCGTGCCAGCATGGAGGGCACCTAAAATTTGAAGTTCGTCCAAGAACATGCTCTAAACGCCGTCCTGGCCGTGTAACGCTCACGGCGCGGCGGCCCGAGACGACTCCGGAGGCACCCCCATGAAACGACTGTGTTTCGCTGCGCTTTCCCTGGCCCTCGCCACCCCTGCCCTGGCCGACAAGGTGGTGAACATCGGCTACAGCGGCCCTCTCTCGGGCGGCGCGGCCTTCTACGGCAAGGACGTGCAGAGCGGCATCGAGATGGCGATCAACGACCTCAACAAGACTGGGGGCGTGACCGTCGGCGGCGAGAAGGTGACCTTCAAGCTCGTGTCGCTCGACGACCGCTACCTGCCCAACGAGACGGCCACCAACGTGCGCCGCCTGACCTCGCAGGGCATCGACGTGATCTTCGTGCCGCACTCGGGGGGCATCCTGACGGTGCAGCCCATGACCGGCCGCGACCCCAGCTTCCTGCTCGTGGCGTACTCCAGCGAGCCCAAGATCCTGGAAGCCAACAACCCGCTGACCTTCATGCTGCCGCCGCGCTACGACAACTACCTGCAACCCTTCGTGTCGGCCCAGATGAAGGCCTTCGGCAAGAAGCTGGGCATGGTCGGCACCACGAGTGCCTACGGCAAGCAGTGGGCCGAGGCCGTAACCGGCGAGTGGAAGAAGCAAGGCGGCACGGTCGGCGGCAACAACGGCGTGGACTACGCGACCACCGTGGACTACTCCAGCGCCGTGACCAAGGCCCTGGCCGAGAAGCCCGATGTGCTGTTCGTGGGCGGCCCGTCGCAGCCCACCGCGCTCGTGATCAAGGCGGCGCGCGAGCAGGGCTTCAAGGGCGGCTTCATCGTGATGGACCAGGCCAAGTTCGAGCAGATGGACACGCAGATTCCGCGCAACTACCTCGACGGCAGCGTGGGCGTGCTGCCCACCCGCGAGTTCCCCGGCACCCAGGCCTTCGTGGCGCAGTACCAGCGCGCCTACAAGAAGATTCCGACGAGTGAGGCCGGCCTGAACTACATGGGCATGAACGTGGTCGCCAAAGCGATGGAACTCGCCGGCAAGACCGACGACCCCGTCGCCATCCGCGCGCAGCTCAACGCCGCCGCCAAGGCCCTGCCGCAGAGCAAGACGGTCTACAAGATGCTGGGCGTGACGGCCAACGGCCACGCCGACGCCGAGTTCCTGGTCGCCAGCGTCAAGGACGGCAAGTACACCCGCCTGCGGGTCACGAAGGTCTACAAGTAACTTCCGGATACAGCGAGTGGAGACGGGAGAGGTTGCGGACGTGAAGGCAAGGGCCCGGTGGCTTGCCGGGATCCCCACGCCGGACGCAGCCCTCCTGAACCGCTCGGCCCCCTCCCGCGCGCCCCAGCCTGATGCTGAGCGCGCGGGTTCGCCTATTTCTTCCCCGAGGACGTCGCCTTGACCACTTTCCTGCAACAACTGTTCAATGCTCTGGCGCTGGGCGGGGTCTACGCGCTCGTGGCGCTGGGCCTGACCCTCGTCTACGGCGTGATGCGCGTACCCAACTTCGCGCACGGCGGGCTGTATATGCTCGGCGCCTACCTGACCTACGCGGCCCTGAACGGCCTGGGGGTGGGCTACGTGCCCGCGCTGCTGCTCTCGGCCGTGGCCGTGGCACTGCTGGCCGCACTGCTCGAACGCCTGATCTTCTTTCCGCTGCGCAACGCCCCGCACGTGCATCCCATGATTGCCGCGCTGGGCGTGCTGTTCTTTCTGGAGGCGGGGGTGCAGCTCATCTGGGGGCCGGACTTCAAGCAGATTACCGAACCCGTGCAGGGCATCGTGAACCTCGGCGGCGTTACGCTGACCTGGCAACGCCTCCTGGTGATCGCGGCGAGCGTGCTGGTCATGCTGGGCCTAAACTTCTTCCTCAAGCGCACCCTGACCGGCGCCACCATCGAGGCGATGGCGCAGAACCGCGAGGGCGCGCGGCTGGTGGGCATCAACACGGCGCGCGTCGGGATGCTCACCTTCGCCATCTCGGGGGCGCTCGCGGCGGTCGCGGCGGCCCTCATCGCGCCCATCAACGCGGTCGCGCCCAGCATGGGTGAGGTCATGAACCTCAAGGTCTTCGCCATCATCATCCTGGGCGGCATGGGCAGCGTGCCGGGGGCCATCGTGGGAGCGCTGCTGCTGGCCTTCGCCGAGGTGTTCGGCGGCTACTACATCAACCTGGACTTCTCGGACGTGATCGGCTTCGCACTGCTCGTGCTCGTGCTCGCCGTGCGGCCGCAGGGCCTGTTCCGGAGGGCCGCGTGAACCGGAAGAACATGGGACTCTGGGGCTGGGTGGCCGCGTTCGTGCTCGCCGCGCTCGTGCCGCTGCTGGGGCCGTCGGGCTACGTGCTGGACATCGGCATCAACGTGATGATCTACGCCATCCTGGCCTACGGGCTGAACGTGCTATTGGGTTACACCGGGCTGCTCTCGCTGGCGCACGCGGGCTTTTTCGGTATTGGGGCCTACGCGGTGGGCATTCTGACGCTCAAGGCCGGCTGGAGCTTCTGGCTGGCGTGGCCCGCCGGAGTCGCGCTGTGCGCCGTGCTGGGGCTGGGGCTGGGGCTGGTGGCCTTCCGCACCAAGGGCGACGCCTTTTCCATCTTCACGCTGGGCGTGGGGGTCATCATCATGCTCGTCATCAACAAGTGGGACGCGCTGACGGGCGGCAACGAAGGGCTCAACGGCATCAACCCCCCCGCCGGTCTGGAGGCGCTCGCGCAGGGCGTCGGGCTGCGGCTCTCGGGCGGCTTCTACTATCTCGCCCTGCTCTCGCTGCTGCTGACCATCGTGGCAGTGGCGCGCGCGCGGGGTAGCGTCTTCGGGCGCTCGCTCGTCGCCATCCGGGGCGGCGAGGACCTGGCGCGCTCGGCGGGCATTGACGTGATGGCCCACAAGCTGCGCGCCATGATGCTCTCGACCGCCATCGCGGGCTTCGCCGGCGGGCTGTACGCCGTGTACGTGGGCTTTCTGGGGTCGGCAGCGACCGGACCGGTCATGACCTTCACCGTGCTGCTGTACCTGCTGGTGGGGGGGCTGGGCACGCTGGTCGGGCCACTGATGGGGCCGGCGCTCATGTACACCCTGACCCAGAGCCTCAAGGGCCTCCAGGACTACCAGTACGTCGTCTTCGGGCCGCTGCTCGTGCTGCTGGTGATGTTCGCGCCGCAGGGCCTCGCCGGATT
This genomic stretch from Deinococcus sp. Leaf326 harbors:
- a CDS encoding ABC transporter substrate-binding protein produces the protein MKRLCFAALSLALATPALADKVVNIGYSGPLSGGAAFYGKDVQSGIEMAINDLNKTGGVTVGGEKVTFKLVSLDDRYLPNETATNVRRLTSQGIDVIFVPHSGGILTVQPMTGRDPSFLLVAYSSEPKILEANNPLTFMLPPRYDNYLQPFVSAQMKAFGKKLGMVGTTSAYGKQWAEAVTGEWKKQGGTVGGNNGVDYATTVDYSSAVTKALAEKPDVLFVGGPSQPTALVIKAAREQGFKGGFIVMDQAKFEQMDTQIPRNYLDGSVGVLPTREFPGTQAFVAQYQRAYKKIPTSEAGLNYMGMNVVAKAMELAGKTDDPVAIRAQLNAAAKALPQSKTVYKMLGVTANGHADAEFLVASVKDGKYTRLRVTKVYK
- a CDS encoding branched-chain amino acid ABC transporter permease, whose amino-acid sequence is MTTFLQQLFNALALGGVYALVALGLTLVYGVMRVPNFAHGGLYMLGAYLTYAALNGLGVGYVPALLLSAVAVALLAALLERLIFFPLRNAPHVHPMIAALGVLFFLEAGVQLIWGPDFKQITEPVQGIVNLGGVTLTWQRLLVIAASVLVMLGLNFFLKRTLTGATIEAMAQNREGARLVGINTARVGMLTFAISGALAAVAAALIAPINAVAPSMGEVMNLKVFAIIILGGMGSVPGAIVGALLLAFAEVFGGYYINLDFSDVIGFALLVLVLAVRPQGLFRRAA
- a CDS encoding branched-chain amino acid ABC transporter permease; amino-acid sequence: MGLWGWVAAFVLAALVPLLGPSGYVLDIGINVMIYAILAYGLNVLLGYTGLLSLAHAGFFGIGAYAVGILTLKAGWSFWLAWPAGVALCAVLGLGLGLVAFRTKGDAFSIFTLGVGVIIMLVINKWDALTGGNEGLNGINPPAGLEALAQGVGLRLSGGFYYLALLSLLLTIVAVARARGSVFGRSLVAIRGGEDLARSAGIDVMAHKLRAMMLSTAIAGFAGGLYAVYVGFLGSAATGPVMTFTVLLYLLVGGLGTLVGPLMGPALMYTLTQSLKGLQDYQYVVFGPLLVLLVMFAPQGLAGLWARLSGRRAAPAPTPEQAVDHA